The nucleotide sequence GACCATTTGTCTGTAAGCAAGAGAAGGAGAAGCATAAcctcttcaaagaaaaaacaagtaGAATAGAAATCAACCAGTATCTATTAAAACCTGAATATAACAAGTAGACTTGACAGTGACTCAGGGCTATACCAGGATTTGCATTGTTCAAACCTATGTTGCTTGATCTCTTTAAAAAGGTCATCGGGTTACATatcagatcctccaaaaatagtgtatttttgaaagatccgACATGGGTGTGGCAACATCTAGAAGAGTCTGAACAACTTAGGTTCGAACAACTAATTCAATAAACTATAATCTAAATAACTGATAAAGGtttaatttatctcattatgAAAACACCAAAACAAGGTTTCACATTTAACAGGTCTAGGGGAAGTGCAACACGGGAGTAGGAAAACATAGCCGCATGAAAAAAGAATAGAACCAAAAACCAACAAGAATGATAGATTACTTCACATCGACTCTCTATTCAGTGAGAAGAATAGAACCAAAAACCAACAAGAATGATAGATTACTTCACATCGACTCACTATTCAGTAAGAAGCTATCTTGCGACTGAGTGACTTATTGAACCATGCCCTCCAACTTCCTGCTCCCTTCCGAGCCATATCCACTTGTTTCCTATCAAGAATTGAATTCTCAGCCTGCGGTTTCTTGACCAGCACAAAGTTACGAACACCAAACGATCCAATTGTCTCCCATGGACTCAAATCTGAAATAACAACACAATGTAAGCAAAAACATACATCACCGCAAAATTAAAATGTGTAAAGCCTTCCAAAATCTTTTTAAGATATAGTATGAACCACAGCAATAGCCGCAAGAGTCACAACCAACTTAACTCCACAATGTCACACATGACGAGCATCTTAGACAACAAGAATCAATACAAACGTAGATGCTTGTCAGATAGTGTGATACAGGTGCAAGAACCAATAACCTCTGATAAAGTTTAGGGATAGCAATGACTCTGGACGTGCAGGGCCGGGGCATTtctatattttagtgttttagaTTCCAGTGTCCGTGTTTGTTTCCGTTTAATattctcaaattttttattcatgtacACGATTAACTAATCAATTAAACATGTAATTTGAAACTATATATATCATCAATCAGTTATATTACAAAAAGAATAAAACATATGAAAGTAGAATTGAAAACGAGGAATGgcaaacaaaaatattaaagaaaaaatagttaaCATGGCAATAAAGAAGCAAATTTAACCTAAATACAAGGTTTGGTGAAAGgtgtaaatttttttttcctttttggggttggggttggggagTTAAGCAGAGTAGAGAAACATTGTGACAAATAAAGATTCACTTGCCCTGCTCTACCGTGTAAAGGCCTGTTTAATTGAGtaatacaagaacaacaacagACCCAATGAAATCCAACAaaatggggtctggggaaggttgAGTATGCTCAAACCTTACTCCTAGCTCGTGAAGGTAGAGATGTTGCTTTCGGGGGACCCTCAACTCGAGTGGAGCATATCAAAGtaggaaagaaaaaggaaagtgaCTGTGAAGAAAACATAGAAACTAATGAGGAACCAGTATCAACAACAAACGTGCAATAATTGAAACATCATAGACAACAGATGATAGAAATCAAAAGCAAGCCACACAGCTAACACTACGACGGAAACCACCAAGTCTAAACTCGTCAAAAAGCACAACAACACTCCACTACCTAATAACCTTCTCCCCTAATGTGCGACCTCCACAATCTAAGCTTATGCCTTTGATAAGCTGGAGTTGCGCCATGTCCAGTCTAATCACCCTTCTGCAATACTTTTTCAGCCTACATTTATGTCTATTCGTACGAAATCCTCTTGCACCTCCTCACTGGGCATTTGTGCATCTCCTCTCCACATGTCCAAATCATTGTAGCTTGTTTTCCTAATTTTGTCCACCATGAAGGCCACTCCCCCTTGGATCGAATATCTTTATTCCTAATCTTATTGAAAGCATCATTTTCGCAACTTGCATCTTCTAAAGATGAGAGTTTTTGACTGGCcgacactccactccatacaacaaaGTCGGCTCAACTACCACTCCGTAGAACTTATCTTTACTTGTCTTTAAGTTTATGTGGTACCTTTTTCACACAAGACTCTCGAGACAAGCCTCTATTTCATCTACGTCGGACCAATATGATGTGTAACATCATTGTAGATGTCCCCACTTTCCTCGGTTAAAGACGCAAGATACTCTCACTTCCATACCTGACTTATGGCTCGTATCACTAAATTTGCACTCTAAATATTTTGTTTTGCTCTTGCTCAACCTAAATCcattagactccagagtttgtcCGCACCTCCAACCTAGCACATCGCGTGCTTATCAATCAGTACTTTGTcaatctgcaaataacatacatcatggttttccatctttgaaTATACTGCGTCAAttcatccatcaccaaggcgaaTAGGAAAGGTGTTGCTCCTTGCTGCAACCACATCTCAACTGGAAAGTGATCTGATTCTCCTTACACCATTCTGGCCTGAGTCTTAGCTCCATTACACATGCCCATCGTCGCCCTAATGTAAGGCACTGATACACCTTTAGTCTCCAGACATCTAGAGGGGACTTTCCTTGGGACTGCCTTTGGAATTTTCAAGGTCGACGAACACCATAAataaatccctcttcctttccctatatttTTCCACCACTATCCTCACAATATGAATGGCTTCTGGGAAATAGATATACACTCATCTCCACCACCCCTAAACTGGTTAATTTGAGTATATCATTACAAAATTTCGACTACGTCAAATCAAAATGCATTTCCCAAAATACAACTAATCGTCGAAATAAGCAATTCAAGAAAATACACCTTTAAGATATCGACATTATAAGAACCATTTACCAACATATGCAACCAAAACTAAAGCGCagataaaaatttcaactataaAACAGAAATGTTAGAGAAAATGCAATGCTATCAATTATGTGTGCATAATGGCGAAGCATAAAAATCGAACTAGCAAATGCAATACCTTCGGATGCAACTGTTGGACAATACAgcacaaaatcatttaattttgatCCAAGAACAGGAAGCCTCCCCTCACGGGCATAATTTTTCAATGCAGTATTTAAAACATTAGCCACAAGTTCCTTTTCATTGACAACAAAACGAATTGGTCCTGCACTCCCAACAACCGTTATACTGATTAATAACCGGTTTCCCTGCTCGGGTTGAATCTTCTTTGTCTTGTAAAGCAACATCGTATCGCTTCcaataaacaaaaattaataacaaaaatgTTCTATAGGACGTAGGCTGATTAGATACGTGACAATGGGTGACTCAAGGGTCAAGGCCAACGCAACGATAATACCAGCCTTCTTCTTTGCAACTAAGAAAGCTAAAGGAAGAAGAAAAGGAGATCTCCTTTATTGGAAATAAAGAGGTAATCATCAACAAATTCTTGAATATTTCCACCATTAACAATAAAATGGGTAAAGAAAAATGAAACCTAATATAAAATTTTGTGAGATCAAATCTCCAAACGAATTGGAAGGATATGGTGAAAAATGGAGGAGGGAATTTATAGGATTTGCcaaatttggaaattttcaatCTTTGAATAGAGAGAGAAGGGTGAGGGGTGTCTCGAATGTTATTTGTTCTTGTACATATACCAAATAATTTAAAGCAAGCAAAAGTTGTGAGTTGTTCGAGACCTTTGTCGTATGACCCGGGCTTTTTAACTTCTTGTCCTTGTTTTTCTCTCTTCAAGTAATTTTGTCATACCGCGTTGCGTATCATAGTACGCAACGCATAGTTTTATTGAATTACCGTGTTTTGAATAAAAGTGAATTTCGATAGAGttactattattatataatatataagattctcaaagaaaataatactactCAAAATTCGACGAAAAATCACATGATTAAGTAAACTAAAGTGACTATTTGGATTTTTTATACTGGTAAAAAACGTAAATTAGTTCTTAATTCATGATTATGAGAAATTTGTGTGTTAGtttgtaaacaaataaaataacaaccATTAATATGAAAGGAAgaaattattgaattttcctaATCATGCGCCCATTTTATTTTTCCCGCTATTTGCGGGTCATtttaaaataatagagaaaaaggAAAGTAACTTGAAACTAAAGTTTCTACtctcttcatttctttttatttgcttcCGTCTTTTTTTGTGAGTCAATTTAATTAAATTTCgaagttaaattaaaaaaataaaaattacaatttatagtactttttaagtaatttttgaatGTCTAAATTTTAATATAAGAAATTAAGTTAATCTAGTctactttaattttaaaatttagtcaaattgaCTTAAAAAAATGAGGGAAGCAATTAAAATGGAATGGGGGAagtagattagattaatttaatttcttagaattaaaattttgatattcaaaaactatataaaaagtataatttttcttttttgaatttgattaagaaattttttcttttttcaatttgattaagaaatatatcttaaaatgttggtcaaaattCGTATCTGTtaatcttaaaaaagaaaaaaaaaacaaataaaaaagaatgatgGGAGTAGTAAAAATATAGtaaggatgaaaaaaaaaaaagatatttgtaaaacttttt is from Capsicum annuum cultivar UCD-10X-F1 chromosome 5, UCD10Xv1.1, whole genome shotgun sequence and encodes:
- the LOC107870857 gene encoding uncharacterized protein At4g22758 — encoded protein: MLLYKTKKIQPEQGNRLLISITVVGSAGPIRFVVNEKELVANVLNTALKNYAREGRLPVLGSKLNDFVLYCPTVASEDLSPWETIGSFGVRNFVLVKKPQAENSILDRKQVDMARKGAGSWRAWFNKSLSRKIASY